ACGTGACCAACCAGCGCCGCACCGAAATCAGTTACCTGCTGGGCCACGCCTGCAAAGTCGCCACCCGTCACCAGTTGAACCTGCCACACCTCAATCAATTGCAGCAACGTCTGGTCGGCCATCTGCGCAGCCTTGGATTGCCCAGCGACTGAGCAGCGGCTACGCTGGCCACTTGTTCCTTTGCTGCGATAAACCTGATGCCATTGCGCCAGCGCCTTGAAAACCTGCCGGTCGGCCAGAAACTGCTGGCCGCCCTGCTGGTGTTGCTGACCACCGTCCTGCTGGTCGCCAACCTGACCTTTATCAGCGCCGCCTATTACATCTCCCAGGAAAGCATGGCGCCGCAAGCTTTGCAGACCATCGGCCGGCTGATCTCCAACCCGAGCCTGGTCGCACAAGCCCTCGAGTCGCCGAAAAGCGCCGAACGCCTGCTCAAGGAACTCGACAGCTATTCGCCGCTGCGCGCCGCCGCGTTGTATGACGGCAAGGGTGACCGCATCGCCCAGGTGCAGCGTGGCGACAAGCTCAATCTGCCGGAACGCTATCGACACGTCGAAGCCTGGCAGCTCACCGAGTTTCGCAGCAATCAGTTGATCACCCTGCCCCGTCCCGGCACCGCGCCCGGGCACTTGCTGCTGGTCGCCAGCAGTGAACTGCCGATGGCGTTCTACACCGGCACCCTGACTGCCAGTCTCGGCATCCTGATTTTCAGTGTGCTGCTGTGGCTGGTGATTGCCCGGCAGATCAAACGCCTGATCACCCGCCCGATCCATGAGCTGGAAGAGCTCTCGCGTCAGGTCACTCGCGAAGAGAACTATGCCCTGCGCGCCTCACGCGGCAACCACGATGAAATCGGCAGCCTCGCCGAGGCGTTCAACACCATGCTCTCGCGCATCGAGGCTCGCGAACAGCAGCTCAAGCGCGCCCGCGATGACTCGCAGGCCGCCTACGATCAGGCCCAGGGCCTGGCCGAAGAAACCCGCCACACCAACCGAAAACTGGAGCTGGAAGTCCAGGTTCGGAGCAAGATCGAGAAGAAGCTCACCGGCTTCCAGAACTACCTCAACAGCATCATCGACTCCATGCCCTCGGCGCTGATCGCCCTCGACGAGCAGCTCTACGTGACCCAGTGGAACCAGGAAGCCAGCGCCCTCTCCGGCACGCGCCTGGATGAAGCGCTGAACCAGCCGATCTTCCTCGCCTTCGAACCGCTCAAGCCGTTTCTGCCGCAACTCAAGCAGACCGTGGAAGAGCACACCGTGGCGAAGATCGAACGGGTGACCTGGTTCAAGGATGACGAACCCAAGCACTACGCCCTGACCTTTTATCCGCTGATGGGCGGCGCCGGGCGCGGTGTGGTGATCCGTATCGACGACATCACCCAGCGCCTGTCGCTGGAAGAAATGATGGTGCAGTCGGAAAAAATGCTTTCGGTCGGTGGCCTCGCCGCCGGCATGGCCCATGAGATCAACAACCCGCTCGGCGCGATCCTGCACAACGTGCAGAACATTCGCCGGCGGCTGTCGGCGGATCTGCCGAAGAACCTCGAAACCGCTGAACAACTCGGCATCGAACTGGACACGGTCAACCGTTACCTGCAAAGCCGCGAAGTACCGAAATTGCTCGACGGCATCCAGCAGGCCGGCGCCCGCGCGGCAAAAATCGTCACGCACATGCTCAGTTTCAGCCGCCGCAGCACCCGGCAAATGGCCCCGTGCGATCTGCCCGCACTGATCGATCAAGCGGTGGAAATTGCCGGCAACGACTTCGATCTGGCGATCGGTTTCGACTTCAAGGGCCAGGCGATCATCCGCCAGTTCGACCCGGCGCTCGGCCCGGTGCCGGGCACTGCCAACGAACTGGAACAAGTGTTGCTCAACCTGCTGAAAAACGCTGCACAAGCCATTCATCAGCGCGAAGACGACAGCGAGCCGGGGCGGATCATCCTGCGCACCAAACTCAATCCGCCATGGGCCGAGATTCAGGTCGAGGACAACGGCATCGGCATGAGCGAAAACGTGCGCAAACGCACCTTCGAGCCGTTCTTCACCACCAAGGAAATCGGCCAGGGCACAGGGCTGGGGCTGTCGGTGTCGTACTTCATCATCACCAACAACCACAAAGGCCAGATGGAAGTGCAATCGGCGCCGGGCCAGGGCACCTGCTTCACCTTGCGCCTGCCACTGACCCAACCGGCGACCATCGCCGCCGAAACCAATCAACTACCGAGGTAACCCATGGGCTTTCGCTTGTCGAAGATCTACACCCGCACCGGCGACACCGGCGAAACCGGCCTGGGCGATGGCCGCCGCGTCCCCAAGGATCACCCGCGGATCGAAGCGATTGGCGAAGTCGATACGCTGAACAGTCAGGTCGGCGTGCTGCTGGCCGGGCTGATCGCCGAGCGCGAGGCGTTCCCGGGGCTGAATGAGCTGATCGACGTGCTCGCGCCTTGCCAGCATCGTCTGTTTGACCTCGGCGGAGAGCTGGCGATGCCGGAATATCAGGCGCTGAACACGGCAGAAATCGAGCGCCTGGAAGCGGCGATCGATGTGTGGAACGAGGAATTGGGGCCGCTGGAGAATTTCATTCTGCCCGGTGGGTCGATGCTGATTGCCCAGGCCCACGTGTGCCGCAGTCTGGCGCGCAGTGCCGAGCGCCGTTGTCAGCATTTGAATGCAATTGAGCCATTGGCCGGGGTTGGTTTGGCGTATATCAATCGGTTGTCGGATCTGTTGTTCGTCGCCGCAAGGTTGATTGCGCGGCGGCAGGGGATTGCGGAGATTTTGTGGCAGCCTGCTGCGAAGCCTTCAGAAATCTAGCGCCTGTAAGGACGCCTTCGCGAGCAAGCCCGCTCCCACAGTTGATTGCATTCATCCAGTTGGAATGCAGTCAAATGTGGGAGCGGGCTTGCTCGCGAAGAGGCCATCAGCCTCACAACATAATCAAGCTTCCGGCCAGAACGCCCGAATCCCCGCCACACCCTGCGCGCCAACACCCCAAGCCTTCTCGCGCTCCGCCGGGCCAACCCCGCCGAGCAAGAACACTGGCTTGCCAAAGCCCTCGATCAACGCCGCAGCCTGCTCCCAGCCCAACGGCTGCGCATCCGGATGGGTCAAGGTTGGTTGAACCGGCGACAGGGTGACGAAATCCACGCCCATCTGCTCGGCCAGCGCCAGTTCTTCAGCGTTATGGCAGGACGCCGCCAACCAGCGCTCGGCCGGCAACGGTCGCCCTGCTGCGGCGTATTTGCGCAGTTGCGCGGCGGTGATGTGCCAACCGGCCGACGGGAAATCGCCGAGCCATTCGAACGGCCCCTTGATCATCAACTGCGCCTTGCCGGCACACAGACCGGCTGCATCCACCGCCAGATCGCGGTATTTGGGGTCATAGCCGTTCGGCGCGCGCAACTGGATCAGTTTGATCCCGCCGGCAATCGCCTTCTGAATGCCGCGCAGCAAGGCCGGGGCTTCCAGATCGTCCGGGGTGATCAGGTATTCGCCGGGCAGACGCGCCGCGGCCACGATCGGCTGATTGGCCGCCGGGAACTCGTAGTTCAGCAGATCCTTGGCGGTCACCCAGGCCAGTGGCTGACCTTCGGCACCGTGCGGCTCACCGGTGAACTGAGACACTTCCCAGACATCCAGCAGTACCTGCTTGTCCGGGTAATCGTGGCGCACCTTGATCAGTGGACGAGCGGCGCCAACGACAATGCCCAGCTCTTCCTGCAGCTCGCGCGCCAAGGCGCTTTCGACCGATTCGTCAGCCTCGACCTTGCCGCCGGGAAATTCCCACAAGCCGCCCTGATGCTGGGTGTCGGCACGACGGGCGATGAGGATTTTGCCGCTGTCGTCACGAATGACGGCAGCCGCGACGTGTACACGTTTCACGGATTCAACTCCTCCAGTCCAGCCTTTTGCCACGCCTTGAAGGCGGGCCATTGGTAGACGGTTTCAACATAGGCTTCATCAACCGCCGGCAACTGCACCTGGTAAGTCCGCAGGCGCACGGCAATCGGGGCGAAGAACGCGTCAGCCAGGCTCACCCGGCCAAACAGATACGGCCCAGGCTCCGTGGCGGCAGCACGGCATTCAGCCCACAGCGCGAGCATGCGTTCGATATCGACCTTCACCTCTGGCGGCACCGGGTTGAGCGGTGCGTCGTGGCTCAGGTTGAACGGCATGTGATTGCGCATGGCGAAAAAGCCACTGTGCATCTGCGCGCAGGCGGACCGCGCCTGGGCACGGGCGAACAGGTCGGTTGGCCAGAGCTGTTCGGACGGGAACTGCTCGGCCAGGTATTCGGCGATCGCCAGAGAGTCGGCGATGGTGCCGCGAGAAGTTTGCAGCAGCGGCACCTTGGCGGTCGGCGAATGCTTGAGCAGCTTCTCGCGGGTGTCGGGCTTGCCGAGTTTGATCAGTTCTTCGCTGTAGGGTGCGCCGGTCAGCTCCAGCGCCAGAGCGGCGCGCAGGGACCAGGAGGACAGCAGTTTGTCGCCGATGATCAGGTGCAGGGACATGGTGTGGCGCCTTTTCGTCAGTGGAAAGCTTCAAGACTTGTAGTGACTGGGCCGACGCTTTCGCGGGCAAGCCCGCTCCCACAGTAGTTTCGGTCGTGCACAAATCTCGTGTACACCACAGAACCCTGTGGGAGCGGGCTTGCCCGCGAAGAGGTCGGCAGCCCACCCTCACCCTTTGGATCAGGTGCGGTATTCGGCGTTGATCTTCACGTACTCATGCGACAGGTCGGTGGTCCAGATGGTTTCGCTGCAATCACCGCGACCCAGTTCGATACGGATGGTGATCTCTTCCTGCTGCATCACCGCCGAACCCTGTGCCTCAGTGTAGGTCGCTGCGCGTGCGCCACGGCTGGCGATGCACACGTCGCCGAGGAACACGTCGATCTTGCTCACATCCAGATCCGGCACGCCGGCACGGCCGACGGCGGCGAGAATGCGGCCCCAGTTCGGATCGGAGGCGAACAGCGCAGTCTTGATCAGCGGCGAGTGGGCCACGGTGTAACCGACGTCCAGGCATTCCTGATGATTGCCGCCACCGTTGACTTCAACGGTGACGAACTTGGTCGCGCCTTCGCCGTCACGCACGATGGCCTGGGCCACGTCCATGCACACTTCGAACACCGCCTGTTTCAGCTTGTTGAACAGCTCGCCTTCGGCACGGGTGATTTCCGGCAGTGCAGCCTTGCCGGTGGCAATCAGCATGCAGCAGTCGTTGGTCGAGGTATCGCCGTCGATGGTGATGCGGTTGAACGACTTGTTCGCGCCGTCGAGCATCAGGTTGTGCAGTACGTCGCGGGAAACTTTGGCATCGGTGGCGATGTAGCCGAGCATGGTCGCCATGTTCGGGCGAATCATGCCTGCACCTTTGCTGATGCCGGTGACGGTAATGGTCACGCCATCATGCTCGAACTGGCGGCTGGCACCCTTGGGCAGGGTGTCGGTGGTCATGATGCCGGTGGCGGCGGCTTCCCAGTTGTTTTCCGACAGATCGTCCAGCGCCGCTTGCAGCGCGCCTTCGATCTTCTCGACCGGCAGCGGCTCACCGATCACGCCGGTGGAGTACGGCAGGATCTGGCTGGCATCGACACCGGTCAGCTCGGCCAGTTTCGCCGTGGTGCGCTCGGCAGCCGCCAGGCCCGGCTCACCGGTACCGGCGTTGGCATTGCCGGTGTTGGTCAGCAGGTAACGCACGTCGTTGTGCACGCGTTTTTTCGCCAGGATCACCGGCGCGGCGCAAAAGGCGTTCAACGTGAACACACCGGCCACGGTCGAACCTTCGGCGCAGCGCATCACTACCACATCCTTGCGCCCAGGGCGCTTGATGCCGGCCGAGGCAATACCGAGTTCAAAACCGGCAACCGGGTGCAACGTTGGCAAAGGACCAAGACCAACAGCCATGAATGCGCTCCTTACTCAATGATGTCAGCACCGCTCACAGGGATGGCGGTGGTGTAAATGGCAAAACGCCGCGACGGCAGGAGCCGGTCGCGGCGCGGGTATTTCAGCGATTGAAACGGGGGTTACTGGATCTGCCCGTGGCAATGCTTGAATTTCTTGCCCGAACCGCAGTAGCACAGTTCGTTGCGACCCAGCTTCTGCTCGTTGCGCACCGGCGCGGTGGCGAGGGCGACATCGACCTCTTCACCCAATACTTCCGGCTGCTCCAGACCAGGGGCCTCGGCGTGTTCGAACTGCATGCGCGCGGCCAGTGCTTCGGCTTCCTCACGCAGGCGTTGCTCTTCGGCTTCCGGATCTTCGCGGCGCACCTGAACGTGCGACAGCACACGGATCGAGTCGCGCTTGATCGAATCCAGCAGCTCGGAGAACAGCGTGAACGACTCGCGCTTGTATTCCTGCTTCGGGTTCTTCTGAGCGTAGCCACGCAGGTGGATGCCGTGACGCAGGTGATCCATGGTCGACAGGTGGTCTTTCCACAGATCGTCGAGCACGCGCAGAACGATTTGTTTCTCGAACGAGCGCAGTGCTTCGGCACCGGCCTGATCTTCTTTCTCGTTGTACGCTGCCATCAGCTCGACCATCAGCTTCTCGCGCAGGGTCTCTTCGTACAGGTGATCGTCTTCGTCGAGCCATTGCTGGATCGGCAGTTTCACCCCGAAGTCGCTGGCAATCGACGCTTCCAGACCGGCCACGTCCCACTGCTCTGGCAGCGATTGCGGCGGAATGTGCGCGCTGACGGTGGCGTTGAGCACATCCTGACGGAAATCGGCGATGGTTTCACCGATGTTGTCGGCGGCCAGCAACGTGTTACGCATGTGATAGATCACTTTACGCTGTTCGTTGTTGACGTCGTCGAACTCGAGCAGTTGTTTACGGATATCGAAGTTGCGACCTTCCACCTTGCGCTGCGCCTTCTCGATCGCGTTGGTCACCATGCGGTGCTCGATCGCTTCGCCCGGCTGCATGCCCAGGGCTTTCATGAAGTTCTTCACCCGGTCAGAGGCGAAGATGCGCATCAGGCTGTCTTCCAGCGACAGGTAGAAGCGGCTGGAACCGGCATCACCCTGACGACCGGCACGGCCACGCAACTGGTTGTCGATACGACGGGATTCGTGACGCTCGGAGGCGATCACCTGCAGACCGCCGGACTCCAGCACCTGCTGGTGACGCTTCTGCCAGTCGGCCTTGATCTGGGCGATCTGCTCGGGGCTCGGGTTTTCCAGCGCCGCGACTTCCACTTCCCAGTTACCGCCCAACAGGATGTCGGTACCACGACCGGCCATGTTGGTGGCGATGGTCAGGGCGCCCGGACGACCGGCTTGCGCGATGATCTCGGCTTCTTTTTCGTGGAACTTGGCGTTCAGCACCTTGTGTTCGATGCCTTCCTTGTTGAGCAGGTTGGACACATGCTCGGAAGTTTCGATGGTCGCGGTGCCCACCAGGATCGGACGGCCCTGGGCCATACCTTCCTTGATGTCGTTGATGATCGCCGCGTATTTCTCTTCGGCGGTCAGGAACACCAGGTCGTTGAAATCTTTACGCGCCAACGGCTTGTTCGGCGGAATCACCATGACCTGCAGGCCATAGATCTGGTGGAATTCGAACGCTTCGGTGTCGGCGGTACCGGTCATGCCGGACAGCTTGGTGTACAGACGGAAGTAGTTCTGGAACGTGGTCGAGGCCAGGGTCTGGCTCTCGGCCTGAATGTTCAGACCTTCCTTGGCTTCGATGGCCTGGTGCAGGCCTTCGGACAGACGACGACCCGGCATGGTACGACCGGTGTGTTCGTCGACCAGTACGACCTGACCGTCCTGCACGATGTATTCGACGTTGCGGTGGAACAGCTTGTGCGCACGCAGACCCGAATAGACGTGGGTCAGCAGGCCCAGGTTATGCGCCGAGTACAGGCTCTCGCCTTCAGCCAGCAGGCCGACGCCGGTGAGCATTTCTTCGATGTACTGGTGACCGGCTTCGTTGAGTTCGACCTGACGGGTCTTCTCGTCGATGGTGTAGTGACCGGCCTTGGTGACCTGGCCTTCGACTTCTTCGACGTGCAGTTCCAGCTGCGGGATCAGTTTGTTGATCTCCATGTACAGCTTGGAACTGTCCTCGGCCTGACCGGAAATGATCAGCGGGGTACGGGCTTCGTCGATGAGGATGGAGTCGACTTCGTCGATCACGGCAAAATTGAGTTCGCGCTGGAATTTCTCTTCCATGCTGAACGCCATGTTGTCGCGCAGGTAGTCGAACCCGAATTCGTTGTTGGTACCGTAGGTGATGTCGGCAGCGTAGGCGGCGCGCTTCTCTTCCGGCGGCTGGAACGGCGTCACGACGCCGACGGTCAGGCCGAGGAATTCATACAGCGGGCGCATCCAGTTGGCGTCACGGCGGGCCAGGTAGTCGTTCACGGTTACAACGTGCACGCCCTTGCCGGACAGCGCGTTGAGGTAAACGCCCAGGGTCGCTACGAGGGTTTTACCCTCACCGGTACGCATTTCGGCAATCATGCCTTCATGCAAGGTCATGCCGCCGATCAACTGGACGTCGAAGTGGCGCATGCCCATGACGCGCTTGCCGGCTTCACGGGCGACCGCAAAGGCTTCAGGCAACAGCTTGTCGAGGGATTCCCCTTTGGCGATACGGGCCTTGAACTCATTGGTCTTGGCGCGCAATTGATCGTCCGAAAGGGCCACCATTTGCTCTTCGAAGGCATTGACGAGCTGCACCGTCTTGAGCATGCGTTTGACTTCACGCTCGTTCTTGCTTCCAAAAAGTTTCTTTAACAAAGGCGCAAACATATCGGCAGGATCTTCCACACTAAAGGGATGGAGGGCGGCCCCGTGAGTCGCCCGTGCAGCCCTCATGGCCGCATGCGAACGAGCATTCTACCCGGAAACGGTGGTGAGGAAAGTGGCGATATTCCACGATGCTGGCACTGCGCTTTGACGGGGCTCACTTAAAATAAGGGCGTTTTGCTCAACTTCAACCCATCAAGGCAAGAAGTTAGTTGTTGATTTAATGGGTAAAGCAGGGACAAAAGCAATGGGCGAGTGGTTCCGTTGCTTTCTGCTAACATGGCGCTTCTGTTACTTCAGGTGTTCGATCATGGCATTTCGCCCCCTTACAGCCAGAGCGCCCGCCGTTCTGCTACGCGAAGCCAAGCCGCTCAAAGCCATTCTTGGTCATGCCCAACGCCTCGCTCATCTGCAACGCCTGCTTGAAAGCCAGCTGCAACCTGCCGCCCGCGCACATTGTCATGTGGCCAAGTGGCGTGAAGGCGAACTGTCGCTGGTGGTCACCGACGGCCATTGGGCGACACGCCTGCGCTACCAGCAAAAACGCCTGCAACGGCAATTGCAGCTGTTCGAAGAGTTCGCCAACCTGACGCGAATCAAATTCAGTGTGCGACCACCGATCGTCCAGCCTGGGGCTGTCGGGCACACGATGGACCTGTCGAGCAATGCGGCGGCGACCATTCAGTCCACGGCGGACGGGATCAGCGATCCCGCTTTGCGTGCGGCACTTGAGCGCCTGGCGGCACACGCCAAAGACAAAACCTGATCTCAATCCAGAAAACTGACACTTATCCGATGTGAGAGCGGGCTTGCTCGCGAAGGCGTCCTTTCAGTCAACATTATTGTTGACTGGCAGACCGCTTTCGCGAGCAAGCCCGCTCCCACAGTTTGGATCAACGCCGTTTGCTGCCACCGAGCAACGACCCCATCAAGCCGCGCACCAGTTGTTTACCCAGATTATTGGCCGCCTGACGCATGGCTGACTTCAACGCCTGCCCCGCCGCCGTGCCCAGAAACTCTCCGGCACGATCAGCCAGGCTCGGCTCTTCGGCTGCCGGCTTACCC
The Pseudomonas fluorescens genome window above contains:
- the argJ gene encoding bifunctional glutamate N-acetyltransferase/amino-acid acetyltransferase ArgJ; this encodes MAVGLGPLPTLHPVAGFELGIASAGIKRPGRKDVVVMRCAEGSTVAGVFTLNAFCAAPVILAKKRVHNDVRYLLTNTGNANAGTGEPGLAAAERTTAKLAELTGVDASQILPYSTGVIGEPLPVEKIEGALQAALDDLSENNWEAAATGIMTTDTLPKGASRQFEHDGVTITVTGISKGAGMIRPNMATMLGYIATDAKVSRDVLHNLMLDGANKSFNRITIDGDTSTNDCCMLIATGKAALPEITRAEGELFNKLKQAVFEVCMDVAQAIVRDGEGATKFVTVEVNGGGNHQECLDVGYTVAHSPLIKTALFASDPNWGRILAAVGRAGVPDLDVSKIDVFLGDVCIASRGARAATYTEAQGSAVMQQEEITIRIELGRGDCSETIWTTDLSHEYVKINAEYRT
- a CDS encoding cob(I)yrinic acid a,c-diamide adenosyltransferase, whose amino-acid sequence is MGFRLSKIYTRTGDTGETGLGDGRRVPKDHPRIEAIGEVDTLNSQVGVLLAGLIAEREAFPGLNELIDVLAPCQHRLFDLGGELAMPEYQALNTAEIERLEAAIDVWNEELGPLENFILPGGSMLIAQAHVCRSLARSAERRCQHLNAIEPLAGVGLAYINRLSDLLFVAARLIARRQGIAEILWQPAAKPSEI
- a CDS encoding DUF721 domain-containing protein, encoding MAFRPLTARAPAVLLREAKPLKAILGHAQRLAHLQRLLESQLQPAARAHCHVAKWREGELSLVVTDGHWATRLRYQQKRLQRQLQLFEEFANLTRIKFSVRPPIVQPGAVGHTMDLSSNAAATIQSTADGISDPALRAALERLAAHAKDKT
- a CDS encoding Nudix family hydrolase, with product MKRVHVAAAVIRDDSGKILIARRADTQHQGGLWEFPGGKVEADESVESALARELQEELGIVVGAARPLIKVRHDYPDKQVLLDVWEVSQFTGEPHGAEGQPLAWVTAKDLLNYEFPAANQPIVAAARLPGEYLITPDDLEAPALLRGIQKAIAGGIKLIQLRAPNGYDPKYRDLAVDAAGLCAGKAQLMIKGPFEWLGDFPSAGWHITAAQLRKYAAAGRPLPAERWLAASCHNAEELALAEQMGVDFVTLSPVQPTLTHPDAQPLGWEQAAALIEGFGKPVFLLGGVGPAEREKAWGVGAQGVAGIRAFWPEA
- a CDS encoding glutathione S-transferase family protein, yielding MSLHLIIGDKLLSSWSLRAALALELTGAPYSEELIKLGKPDTREKLLKHSPTAKVPLLQTSRGTIADSLAIAEYLAEQFPSEQLWPTDLFARAQARSACAQMHSGFFAMRNHMPFNLSHDAPLNPVPPEVKVDIERMLALWAECRAAATEPGPYLFGRVSLADAFFAPIAVRLRTYQVQLPAVDEAYVETVYQWPAFKAWQKAGLEELNP
- the secA gene encoding preprotein translocase subunit SecA, which translates into the protein MFAPLLKKLFGSKNEREVKRMLKTVQLVNAFEEQMVALSDDQLRAKTNEFKARIAKGESLDKLLPEAFAVAREAGKRVMGMRHFDVQLIGGMTLHEGMIAEMRTGEGKTLVATLGVYLNALSGKGVHVVTVNDYLARRDANWMRPLYEFLGLTVGVVTPFQPPEEKRAAYAADITYGTNNEFGFDYLRDNMAFSMEEKFQRELNFAVIDEVDSILIDEARTPLIISGQAEDSSKLYMEINKLIPQLELHVEEVEGQVTKAGHYTIDEKTRQVELNEAGHQYIEEMLTGVGLLAEGESLYSAHNLGLLTHVYSGLRAHKLFHRNVEYIVQDGQVVLVDEHTGRTMPGRRLSEGLHQAIEAKEGLNIQAESQTLASTTFQNYFRLYTKLSGMTGTADTEAFEFHQIYGLQVMVIPPNKPLARKDFNDLVFLTAEEKYAAIINDIKEGMAQGRPILVGTATIETSEHVSNLLNKEGIEHKVLNAKFHEKEAEIIAQAGRPGALTIATNMAGRGTDILLGGNWEVEVAALENPSPEQIAQIKADWQKRHQQVLESGGLQVIASERHESRRIDNQLRGRAGRQGDAGSSRFYLSLEDSLMRIFASDRVKNFMKALGMQPGEAIEHRMVTNAIEKAQRKVEGRNFDIRKQLLEFDDVNNEQRKVIYHMRNTLLAADNIGETIADFRQDVLNATVSAHIPPQSLPEQWDVAGLEASIASDFGVKLPIQQWLDEDDHLYEETLREKLMVELMAAYNEKEDQAGAEALRSFEKQIVLRVLDDLWKDHLSTMDHLRHGIHLRGYAQKNPKQEYKRESFTLFSELLDSIKRDSIRVLSHVQVRREDPEAEEQRLREEAEALAARMQFEHAEAPGLEQPEVLGEEVDVALATAPVRNEQKLGRNELCYCGSGKKFKHCHGQIQ
- a CDS encoding sensor histidine kinase; protein product: MPLRQRLENLPVGQKLLAALLVLLTTVLLVANLTFISAAYYISQESMAPQALQTIGRLISNPSLVAQALESPKSAERLLKELDSYSPLRAAALYDGKGDRIAQVQRGDKLNLPERYRHVEAWQLTEFRSNQLITLPRPGTAPGHLLLVASSELPMAFYTGTLTASLGILIFSVLLWLVIARQIKRLITRPIHELEELSRQVTREENYALRASRGNHDEIGSLAEAFNTMLSRIEAREQQLKRARDDSQAAYDQAQGLAEETRHTNRKLELEVQVRSKIEKKLTGFQNYLNSIIDSMPSALIALDEQLYVTQWNQEASALSGTRLDEALNQPIFLAFEPLKPFLPQLKQTVEEHTVAKIERVTWFKDDEPKHYALTFYPLMGGAGRGVVIRIDDITQRLSLEEMMVQSEKMLSVGGLAAGMAHEINNPLGAILHNVQNIRRRLSADLPKNLETAEQLGIELDTVNRYLQSREVPKLLDGIQQAGARAAKIVTHMLSFSRRSTRQMAPCDLPALIDQAVEIAGNDFDLAIGFDFKGQAIIRQFDPALGPVPGTANELEQVLLNLLKNAAQAIHQREDDSEPGRIILRTKLNPPWAEIQVEDNGIGMSENVRKRTFEPFFTTKEIGQGTGLGLSVSYFIITNNHKGQMEVQSAPGQGTCFTLRLPLTQPATIAAETNQLPR